Below is a genomic region from Citrobacter telavivensis.
TCTTTTCCGGAATACGCGCAATACGCGCGACCACAGACTCGATATCCGCCACGTTAACGGTTTTCTTGCGTTTGCTGACCGGCATCAGACGCGCACGCGCACCAGCTTCGTCAATGACGTCAATCGCTTTATCCGGCAGATGACGATCGTTGATATATTTCACCGCCAGCTCAACCGCCGCACGCACCGCTTTCGCGGTATAACGCACGTCGTGGTGCGCTTCGTACTTCGGCTTCAGGCCGTTGATAATCTGTACGGTCTCTTCCACCGACGGTTCAGTAATATCAATTTTCTGGAAGCGACGGGCTAACGCACGGTCTTTCTCGAAAATATTGCTGAACTCCTGATAGGTCGTGGAGCCAATCACGCGGATCTTACCGCCGGAAAGCAGCGGTTTAATCAGGTTTGCGGCATCCACCTGGCCGCCCGATGCTGCACCCGCACCAATAATGGTGTGGATCTCGTCGATAAACAGAATACTGTTGGTATCCTGCTCCAGCTGTTTCAGCAGCGCTTTAAAGCGTTTTTCAAAGTCACCGCGGTATTTGGTGCCCGCCAGCAGCGAACCGATATCCAGTGAATAAATCGTGCAATCGGCCATCACTTCCGGCACGTCGCCCTGCACGATACGCCAGGCCAGTCCTTCGGCAATCGCCGTTTTCCCGACGCCGGATTCCCCGACCAACAGCGGGTTATTTTTACGCCGACGGCACAGCACCTGAATGGCACGCTCCAGTTCTTTGTCGCGGCCGATCAACGGGTCAATACCGCCAACACGGGCAAGCTGGTTAAGGTTTGTCGTGAAGTTCTCCATACGTTCCTCCCCGCCAGCTTGCTCTTCGGTATTGGGCTGACTGCCGGGATCGGATGACTGACTCGGCTCATCTTTGCGCGTACCGTGAGAAATAAAGTTGACTACGTCAAGACGGCTGACCTCATGCTTACGCAACAGGTAGGCCGCCTGAGACTCCTGTTCGCTAAAGATGGCAACCAGCACGTTGGCGCCAGTCACTTCACTACGCCCGGAGGACTGAACGTGGAAAACCGCACGTTGCAGAACGCGCTGAAAGCTCAGCGTCGGCTGCGTGTCGCGTTCTTCTTCGCTGGCAGGCAGTACGGGTGTGGTTTGTTCTATGAAGGCTTCGAGTTCCTGACGGAGCGCCACGAGGTCCACGGAACACGCTTCCAGCGCTTCGCGGGCCGATGGGTTACTGAGCAGCGCCAGTAACAAGTGCTCGACGGTCATAAACTCATGACGGTGCTCGCGCGCTCTGGCGAAAGCCATGTTTAAACTGAGTTCCAGTTCTTGATTGAGCATAGGCACCTCCCCCAATTTTTATGCCTGCATTCAGGCTTTTTCCAGCGTACACAGCAACGGATGCTCGTTCTCCCTTGCATACGTGTTCACCATCGCCACTTTGGTCTCCGCGACCTCTGCGGTGAATACACCGCAAATGGCTTTACCGTGATAGTGAACCGCAAGCATCAGTTGCGTTGCACGTTCTACATCATAAGAAAAGAATTTTTGTAACACGTCAATAACAAACTCCATCGGAGTATAATCATCATTGACTAATATCACTTTATACATAGATGGCGGTTTAAGCGCGTCACGCACTTTATCTGCCGCCAGCTGGTCAAAATCCAGCCAGTCGTTCGTCTTACCCATTGTCAGTCGTCATCTTCAGTTACGGTTACCGGCAGAACAGTCTGCCGCTGACAAGAGCGGATGTGCACACTCAATCTACCTCAATTGATAGATAACTATCATCTATCACTGGCATCCGCGACATCTGTCACATTCCCGCCAATAGCGTTAACTGCTTCAAATTTTTGATTCATTTTTACCCACTGCCCCCCGTCAGATGCTTGACGCCCCGCCTGATTTCTCTAAATTGTAGTTTCGAGAGTTGGCGAGGTTTTGAACAACCCCCACTCCACCACCGGTTCATTCCATCTTACTTATATAAGATTTACGAAGGATGTCGAAGCATGGAAACGGGTACTGTTAAGTGGTTCAATAATGCCAAAGGGTTTGGTTTCATCTGCCCTGAAGGCGGCGGCGAAGATATTTTCGCTCACTATTCCACCATTCAGATGGATGGTTACAGAACGCTAAAAGCCGGACAGTCTGTCCAGTTTGATGTTCACCAGGGGCCAAAAGGCAATCACGCCAGTGTCATCGTGCCTATCGAAGCAGAAGCTGTTGCATAGCTCTTCTGTCTCATTGTGTACATCCCGCAGATAAAATGCCAGCCCGATCGGCTGGCATTTTTATTTCCCGCAACGTTACTCTCGCGCCAACGCATCGACCGGATCCAGTCGCGCCGCGTTGCGCGCCGGTAACCAGCCGAACAGAATACCGGTAAAGGT
It encodes:
- the clpA gene encoding ATP-dependent Clp protease ATP-binding subunit ClpA: MLNQELELSLNMAFARAREHRHEFMTVEHLLLALLSNPSAREALEACSVDLVALRQELEAFIEQTTPVLPASEEERDTQPTLSFQRVLQRAVFHVQSSGRSEVTGANVLVAIFSEQESQAAYLLRKHEVSRLDVVNFISHGTRKDEPSQSSDPGSQPNTEEQAGGEERMENFTTNLNQLARVGGIDPLIGRDKELERAIQVLCRRRKNNPLLVGESGVGKTAIAEGLAWRIVQGDVPEVMADCTIYSLDIGSLLAGTKYRGDFEKRFKALLKQLEQDTNSILFIDEIHTIIGAGAASGGQVDAANLIKPLLSGGKIRVIGSTTYQEFSNIFEKDRALARRFQKIDITEPSVEETVQIINGLKPKYEAHHDVRYTAKAVRAAVELAVKYINDRHLPDKAIDVIDEAGARARLMPVSKRKKTVNVADIESVVARIARIPEKSVSQSDRDTLKNLGDRLKMLVFGQDKAIEALTEAIKMSRAGLGHEHKPVGSFLFAGPTGVGKTEVTVQLSKALGIELLRFDMSEYMERHTVSRLIGAPPGYVGFDQGGLLTDAVIKHPHAVLLLDEIEKAHPDVFNLLLQVMDNGTLTDNNGRKADFRNVVLVMTTNAGVRETERKSIGLIHQDNSTDAMSEIKKVFTPEFRNRLDNIIWFEHLSTEVIHQVVDKFIVELQVQLDQKGVSLEVSQEARNWLAEKGYDRAMGARPMARVIQDNLKKPLANELLFGSLVDGGQVTVALDKEKNELTYGFQSAQKHKPEAAH
- the cspD gene encoding cold shock-like protein CspD; this encodes METGTVKWFNNAKGFGFICPEGGGEDIFAHYSTIQMDGYRTLKAGQSVQFDVHQGPKGNHASVIVPIEAEAVA
- the clpS gene encoding ATP-dependent Clp protease adapter ClpS; its protein translation is MGKTNDWLDFDQLAADKVRDALKPPSMYKVILVNDDYTPMEFVIDVLQKFFSYDVERATQLMLAVHYHGKAICGVFTAEVAETKVAMVNTYARENEHPLLCTLEKA